The following coding sequences lie in one Klebsiella huaxiensis genomic window:
- the metC gene encoding cystathionine beta-lyase, whose protein sequence is MNDSIKLETQLIVAGRDKRYTQGAVNPVIQRASSLVFDTVKDKKFATANRANGELFYGRRGTYTHFAFQKAMSDLEGGVGCALYPCGAAAVTNAILAFVESGDHILMTGAAYEPTQDFCNKILSKFNVETTYYDPMIGAGIVDLLRPETRVVFLESPSSITMEVQDVPGMVKAIRAVNPEIIIMIDNTWAAGVLFKALDYGVDISIQAGTKYTIGHSDGMLGTAVSNARCWDRLRENSYLMGQTLDADTAYNGSRGLRTLAIRLKQHQESSIHIARWLSARPEVARVNHPALPECPGHEYFQRDFAGSSGLFSFVLKNRLTDEQMANFLDNFSLFHMAYSWGGFESLILANQPEELNSIRPAGDVDFSGTLVRVHIGLEDVGDLIADLEAGFTRIA, encoded by the coding sequence ATGAACGATTCTATCAAGCTCGAAACGCAACTGATCGTCGCTGGACGTGACAAACGTTACACACAGGGGGCGGTAAACCCGGTCATTCAGCGCGCCTCTTCGCTGGTATTTGATACCGTGAAGGACAAAAAATTTGCCACTGCGAATCGCGCTAATGGGGAACTGTTTTACGGTCGGCGCGGGACTTATACCCACTTTGCGTTTCAGAAAGCGATGAGTGATTTAGAAGGTGGTGTGGGCTGCGCGCTCTATCCTTGCGGCGCTGCGGCGGTGACTAACGCGATTCTGGCGTTCGTCGAGAGTGGCGACCATATCCTGATGACCGGGGCTGCCTATGAGCCGACTCAGGATTTCTGCAATAAGATCCTGAGTAAATTCAATGTTGAGACCACATATTACGATCCGATGATTGGCGCGGGTATTGTGGACCTTCTGCGCCCTGAAACCCGGGTGGTGTTTCTTGAATCGCCCAGTTCCATCACCATGGAAGTGCAGGATGTGCCGGGCATGGTGAAAGCTATCCGTGCGGTTAACCCTGAAATTATCATTATGATCGACAATACCTGGGCGGCGGGCGTGCTGTTTAAGGCTTTGGATTATGGCGTCGATATCTCCATACAGGCTGGAACAAAGTACACCATTGGTCATTCCGACGGGATGCTGGGCACCGCGGTTTCTAACGCTCGCTGCTGGGATCGTCTGCGTGAGAATTCATATCTCATGGGGCAAACGCTGGATGCCGATACCGCCTACAACGGTAGCCGCGGGCTGCGTACGCTGGCCATTCGCCTTAAGCAGCACCAGGAGAGCAGTATTCATATTGCTCGCTGGCTGTCGGCAAGACCGGAAGTGGCGCGAGTCAACCATCCGGCGTTACCGGAATGTCCGGGCCATGAATATTTCCAGCGTGATTTTGCCGGAAGCTCCGGTCTGTTTTCCTTTGTGCTGAAAAACAGATTGACCGACGAGCAGATGGCGAATTTCCTCGATAATTTCTCTCTGTTTCATATGGCCTATTCCTGGGGTGGGTTTGAGTCATTAATTCTGGCAAACCAGCCGGAGGAACTGAACAGCATTCGCCCGGCGGGGGATGTTGACTTCAGCGGGACGCTGGTGAGGGTGCATATCGGGCTGGAGGATGTGGGAGATTTGATTGCCGATCTGGAAGCCGGATTTACCCGTATTGCTTGA
- a CDS encoding dicarboxylate/amino acid:cation symporter: MWTRLEPYKSSIILLSALVAGGLLGIYAPALASKLQPVGQIFLNLLFMIIVPLVGISVMSSIASMTDLKRLGRIMAIIFIVSIAMAFIPAAGIVALALWYNPAQGVTIDLSQSVQAGSGKMDFVSMITTSDFIGLFSKSNILALIVMAIIAGIAIGQSEQAGKRIASLLEDINTVIMKIVSIIMKVAPVGLGCYFAATMASQDSALLLTFARAIGLFMAATLVYYIFGSIFYSYIGGGIPAVKAFWRNAIEPSVTALGTCSSLGTLPVTLRAGKAMGINPEIVDVSIPLLVNLNKGGVAMIAALKIVFIYSVLGMEFTAETFFLTMLIAVLSAIIVGGVPGGAFLGEIFIVTTLGLPMEAIPMLVVLGAITDAPATLINVIHDLNAAQIVERFAGKKQVIAEANSPVAVV; encoded by the coding sequence ATGTGGACACGACTCGAACCCTACAAATCTTCTATTATTCTTTTATCCGCTCTGGTTGCTGGTGGGCTGTTAGGTATTTACGCTCCAGCATTAGCAAGCAAATTGCAGCCAGTCGGTCAGATATTTCTAAACCTGTTATTTATGATTATCGTTCCGCTGGTGGGTATCAGCGTAATGTCCTCTATTGCCAGTATGACCGACCTGAAAAGGCTGGGGCGCATTATGGCAATTATCTTTATTGTTTCTATCGCGATGGCGTTTATTCCAGCAGCCGGGATTGTAGCGCTCGCGCTTTGGTATAACCCAGCGCAAGGCGTCACTATCGATCTCTCTCAGTCTGTACAGGCAGGGAGCGGAAAGATGGACTTTGTCAGCATGATCACCACTAGCGATTTTATCGGGCTGTTCTCTAAGTCCAATATTCTTGCGCTGATCGTGATGGCGATTATCGCCGGTATTGCCATTGGGCAATCGGAGCAGGCGGGTAAACGCATCGCGTCGCTGTTGGAAGATATCAACACCGTCATTATGAAGATTGTTTCCATCATCATGAAGGTTGCGCCAGTGGGGCTCGGTTGTTATTTCGCGGCGACGATGGCAAGCCAGGACTCCGCGCTGTTGTTGACCTTTGCCCGCGCTATCGGCCTGTTTATGGCTGCCACGCTGGTCTATTACATTTTTGGCTCAATTTTTTATTCGTACATTGGCGGCGGTATTCCTGCGGTGAAGGCTTTCTGGCGTAACGCTATCGAACCGTCGGTTACTGCACTGGGAACCTGTTCCTCATTAGGAACCTTACCCGTGACGCTACGTGCCGGTAAAGCGATGGGGATCAACCCGGAAATCGTCGACGTCTCAATTCCGCTGCTGGTCAACCTGAATAAAGGCGGCGTGGCGATGATTGCGGCGTTGAAAATTGTCTTTATTTACTCGGTGTTGGGAATGGAATTCACCGCTGAGACGTTCTTCCTGACGATGCTGATCGCCGTGCTTTCCGCCATCATCGTTGGCGGCGTACCGGGTGGCGCATTTCTTGGGGAAATCTTTATTGTTACTACGCTGGGACTTCCAATGGAAGCCATCCCAATGCTGGTGGTGCTGGGGGCGATAACGGACGCTCCGGCGACGCTTATCAACGTGATCCACGATTTAAACGCGGCACAGATAGTGGAGAGGTTTGCCGGGAAAAAGCAGGTGATTGCTGAGGCGAACTCGCCGGTCGCGGTGGTGTAG
- a CDS encoding IbrB-like domain-containing protein, translating to MSPDVAKTVIEYLESFDDLDLKIKAINELKSLIHQHSPFCREPVDCVLWVESKTVEANDYNPNVMATVEKKLLERSIELDGFTQPVVVARQQRRHLVVDGFHRHLIGKTRPELSRRLHGYLPVTLINAEREGQKERIAATIRHNRARGKHQIAAMSDIVRDLHRQGWDDRRIGEELGMDADEVLRLKQISGLTELFADESFSEAWTVE from the coding sequence ATGTCACCGGATGTGGCTAAAACAGTGATCGAATATCTCGAGTCGTTTGACGATCTTGACCTGAAAATCAAAGCGATTAACGAGCTGAAGAGCCTGATTCATCAGCACAGCCCGTTTTGCCGCGAACCGGTTGACTGCGTGCTGTGGGTCGAGTCCAAAACGGTAGAGGCAAATGACTATAATCCTAACGTGATGGCGACGGTGGAAAAGAAACTTCTGGAGCGATCCATCGAACTGGATGGTTTCACCCAACCAGTGGTGGTAGCCCGCCAGCAGCGGCGGCATCTGGTCGTGGATGGTTTTCATCGCCACCTGATTGGTAAGACGCGTCCGGAGCTGAGTCGACGCCTGCATGGCTATCTTCCGGTGACCCTGATTAATGCTGAACGCGAGGGGCAGAAAGAGCGTATTGCCGCCACTATTCGTCATAATCGCGCCAGAGGAAAGCACCAGATCGCGGCGATGTCGGATATCGTCCGCGATTTGCACCGTCAGGGATGGGACGATCGACGCATTGGTGAAGAGCTCGGTATGGATGCCGACGAGGTGCTGCGCCTTAAACAGATCAGCGGCCTGACGGAGCTGTTCGCCGATGAGAGCTTTAGCGAAGCCTGGACCGTGGAGTAG
- a CDS encoding LysR family transcriptional regulator has translation MSAQISLKNLEFFIKIVDCGGLSEAAAQLNVSPSAVSKSLAAMENSLGTTLIKRTTRSITLTDAGQYLFNRANKLLQEFDETLNTTSSYDQNPQGELRVTCSIAFGYSHLVNLVDKYRTKFPDVNLYIDLNDNFINLNETDFDIALRISTAPPQNYAMRKLVPIRWAYCASPGYLAKKGIPQRRIDLAGHDCLVYPGLTPVLKIADEQDRMHQLKLHMPIQANSSLVLLKSVLEDQGVAYLPTYLIGGHIQKEEITPLLLDGMITCETHALYALYFPSKYSNPKVRSFIDFLVAELGTLPTWDNWIPG, from the coding sequence ATGAGCGCGCAAATATCGCTAAAAAATTTAGAATTTTTTATCAAAATCGTAGACTGTGGAGGATTGTCTGAAGCCGCAGCTCAGCTCAACGTGTCGCCTTCGGCAGTCAGTAAAAGCCTGGCGGCAATGGAAAATTCGCTAGGAACCACCTTAATTAAACGCACGACCCGCAGTATTACTCTGACCGATGCAGGGCAATATTTGTTTAACCGCGCTAATAAATTACTGCAGGAGTTCGATGAAACACTCAATACCACTTCGAGCTATGATCAAAATCCGCAAGGCGAATTACGCGTCACGTGTTCAATTGCATTTGGTTATTCTCACCTGGTCAACCTGGTTGATAAATACCGCACGAAATTCCCGGATGTGAATCTTTATATCGACCTGAATGATAATTTTATCAATCTGAATGAAACTGATTTCGATATCGCTCTGCGTATCTCGACCGCACCGCCACAAAACTACGCCATGCGCAAGCTGGTACCCATCCGCTGGGCATACTGCGCTTCTCCGGGTTATCTCGCTAAAAAAGGAATTCCCCAACGCCGAATTGATTTGGCAGGCCACGATTGCCTGGTGTACCCCGGCCTCACGCCTGTGCTGAAAATAGCTGACGAGCAGGATCGCATGCATCAATTGAAACTTCATATGCCTATTCAAGCGAACAGCAGTCTGGTGCTGTTGAAGTCCGTGTTAGAGGATCAAGGCGTCGCATACCTGCCAACTTATTTGATTGGCGGGCATATTCAAAAAGAGGAGATCACACCGCTGCTGCTTGATGGCATGATTACGTGTGAAACGCACGCCCTGTATGCCCTCTATTTCCCGAGCAAATACAGCAATCCGAAGGTACGTTCATTTATCGATTTTCTGGTTGCGGAACTGGGAACGCTGCCCACATGGGATAACTGGATCCCCGGATGA
- the mdtM gene encoding multidrug efflux MFS transporter MdtM: MLQWMTRFFARHSTTLFFPAALILYDFAAYLTTDLIQPGIIHVVHDFDADVALAPASISLYMAGGMALQWLLGPLSDRIGRRPVLLTGALIFTLACFATMLTTSMEQFLAARFIQGTSICFIATVGYVTVQEAFGQTKAIKLMAIITSIVLIAPIIGPLSGAALMHFVHWKVLFGIIAAMGFIAWLGLLLNMPETVQRGDLPFSASGVLHDFRDVFRNRIFLFGAAALSLSYIPLMSWVAVSPVILIDDGGLTTAEFAWTQVPVFSSVIVANLSVARWVKDPTRPRFIWRAVPIQMTGLAVLILGNLLWPHVWLWSVIGTSLYAFGIGLIFPTLFRFTLFSNDLPKGTVSASLNIVILSVSALSIEAARWLWFNSGKLPFHLLGVVAGIAAACCLAGLLNRLRQHEPSSLATEK; the protein is encoded by the coding sequence ATGTTGCAATGGATGACCCGCTTTTTTGCCCGCCATTCCACCACGTTGTTCTTCCCGGCAGCGCTGATCTTGTATGATTTCGCGGCTTATCTGACCACCGACCTTATCCAGCCGGGCATCATCCACGTGGTACACGATTTCGACGCCGATGTGGCGCTGGCTCCCGCGTCGATCAGCCTGTATATGGCCGGTGGCATGGCGTTGCAGTGGCTGCTCGGGCCGCTCTCGGATCGTATCGGTCGTCGTCCGGTGCTGCTGACCGGTGCGCTGATCTTTACCCTTGCCTGCTTTGCGACCATGCTTACCACTTCGATGGAGCAGTTCCTCGCCGCGCGCTTTATTCAGGGCACCAGCATCTGTTTTATTGCTACGGTTGGCTACGTCACCGTGCAGGAAGCATTCGGTCAGACCAAAGCCATTAAGCTGATGGCGATTATTACTTCGATCGTACTGATTGCGCCGATTATCGGCCCGCTCTCAGGTGCTGCGCTGATGCATTTCGTTCACTGGAAAGTACTGTTCGGTATTATCGCGGCAATGGGCTTTATCGCCTGGCTGGGGCTGCTGCTGAATATGCCGGAAACCGTGCAGCGCGGCGACCTTCCCTTTAGCGCCAGCGGCGTGCTGCATGATTTCCGCGATGTTTTTCGCAACCGAATTTTTCTGTTTGGCGCCGCCGCGCTCTCGCTAAGCTACATCCCGCTGATGAGTTGGGTGGCGGTCTCGCCGGTGATCCTGATTGACGATGGCGGGCTAACGACCGCAGAGTTCGCCTGGACCCAGGTACCGGTCTTCAGCTCGGTGATCGTCGCTAACTTGTCGGTGGCGCGCTGGGTGAAAGACCCGACCCGCCCGCGCTTTATCTGGCGCGCGGTACCCATCCAGATGACCGGGCTGGCCGTGCTAATCCTCGGTAACCTGCTGTGGCCGCACGTCTGGCTGTGGTCGGTAATAGGGACCAGCTTATACGCCTTCGGCATCGGGCTTATCTTCCCGACGCTGTTCCGCTTTACGCTATTTTCCAACGATTTGCCAAAAGGGACCGTCTCGGCCTCACTAAACATTGTGATCCTCAGCGTCAGCGCCCTCTCCATCGAAGCGGCTCGCTGGTTATGGTTTAACAGCGGCAAGCTGCCTTTTCACCTGCTGGGCGTCGTGGCGGGGATCGCGGCCGCCTGCTGCCTGGCGGGATTATTAAATCGCCTTCGCCAGCATGAACCTTCGTCGCTGGCGACAGAGAAATAA